A single window of Armatimonadota bacterium DNA harbors:
- a CDS encoding PadR family transcriptional regulator, with translation MFARPWGPWPRGRVVGRGDLKYLILDVLKDRPMHGYDVLRALQERFGGFYAPSPGAVYPTLQMLEDMGYLSSTLQDGKRVYALTEEGRRLLEEGKAMVKGVEERFGDWRCRWASVYRELWELGMILRRVGPWRHPKPEQLERVREILVRARTEVEAVLREDLT, from the coding sequence ATGTTCGCCCGACCCTGGGGGCCCTGGCCCCGCGGACGGGTGGTCGGTCGCGGGGATCTCAAGTACCTGATTCTGGACGTTCTCAAGGACCGCCCGATGCACGGCTACGACGTCCTGCGGGCCCTCCAGGAACGGTTCGGCGGCTTCTACGCCCCCAGTCCGGGAGCGGTGTACCCCACCCTGCAGATGCTGGAGGACATGGGCTACCTGTCCTCGACCCTGCAGGATGGCAAACGCGTGTACGCCCTTACCGAGGAGGGGCGCAGGCTCCTTGAAGAGGGCAAGGCGATGGTCAAGGGGGTCGAGGAGCGGTTCGGGGACTGGCGGTGCCGGTGGGCATCCGTGTACCGGGAGTTGTGGGAGTTGGGGATGATCCTGCGCCGCGTGGGGCCGTGGAGGCACCCGAAGCCTGAGCAGCTGGAGCGCGTGCGCGAGATCCTCGTGCGGGCCCGGACGGAGGTGGAGGCCGTGCTGCGGGAGGACCTGACGTGA